A region of Myxococcus stipitatus DSM 14675 DNA encodes the following proteins:
- a CDS encoding glycosyltransferase family 4 protein encodes MSPPRIAFAIETTLGNAVFLQNLKRAMSQRTDIEPVWLPIDEHADDMWEHLPLVRSRLSLRGGLRARTALQRAAEQGVIQAAVVHTQRMAHLVHDFMNRVPSVISTDATPSGLETYLRYYGLRSQHAGWVGRAKNALHRRTYAVAKGMLSFSEFTKRSLVEEYGVPGSRVHVAWPSVDTELWRPNPGRKAGDGRVRLLFVGGDLDRKGGLLLLRWARETRLRGWRLDLVTSQTFEAPPGVHVHVGLKPNSPELIGLAQAADLFVLPTMADMSSWAIAEAKAAGVAVVTTPMGGVGELVRDGVDGRIVPVGDYAALASVLDGLVARPEALRAMGQEARRMAEERMDLRTTCDRMISFIREVTGV; translated from the coding sequence ATGTCTCCCCCTCGCATCGCGTTCGCCATCGAGACCACGCTCGGCAACGCCGTCTTCCTCCAGAACCTCAAGCGCGCGATGTCGCAACGCACGGACATCGAGCCGGTGTGGCTGCCCATCGACGAGCACGCGGACGACATGTGGGAACACCTCCCGCTGGTGCGCTCGCGCCTGTCGCTGCGCGGAGGGCTGCGCGCGCGCACCGCGCTCCAGCGCGCGGCCGAGCAGGGCGTGATTCAAGCCGCCGTCGTGCACACGCAGCGCATGGCGCACCTGGTCCATGACTTCATGAACCGCGTGCCCAGCGTCATCTCCACCGACGCCACCCCCAGCGGACTGGAGACCTACCTGCGCTACTACGGGCTGCGCTCGCAGCACGCGGGCTGGGTGGGCCGGGCCAAGAACGCGCTCCACCGCCGCACCTACGCCGTGGCGAAGGGCATGCTGTCGTTCTCGGAGTTCACCAAGCGCTCGCTCGTGGAGGAGTACGGCGTCCCCGGCTCGCGCGTCCACGTCGCCTGGCCCAGCGTGGACACTGAGCTGTGGCGTCCGAATCCGGGACGAAAGGCGGGCGATGGCCGGGTCCGCCTGCTCTTCGTGGGCGGAGACCTGGACCGCAAGGGCGGACTGCTGCTCCTGCGCTGGGCCCGCGAGACACGCCTGCGCGGCTGGCGGCTGGACCTGGTGACGTCCCAGACGTTCGAGGCGCCGCCGGGCGTCCATGTCCACGTGGGCCTGAAGCCCAACTCGCCCGAGCTGATTGGCCTGGCCCAGGCCGCGGACCTGTTCGTGCTGCCCACCATGGCGGACATGTCGTCCTGGGCCATCGCCGAGGCCAAGGCCGCCGGTGTCGCCGTGGTGACCACGCCCATGGGCGGCGTGGGCGAGCTGGTGCGCGACGGCGTGGACGGCCGCATCGTGCCCGTGGGGGACTACGCGGCGCTCGCGAGCGTGCTGGACGGGCTGGTGGCCAGGCCCGAGGCCCTGCGTGCGATGGGCCAGGAGGCCCGCCGCATGGCCGAGGAGCGCATGGACCTGCGCACCACGTGTGATCGGATGATCAGCTTCATCCGCGAAGTGACGGGCGTCTGA
- a CDS encoding adenosine deaminase: MNRLLGWAVAMALATSACNGSDEDPPVQRPTEDLTREHMESLRGNPTALATFLREMPKGGDLHSHTSGAITMEKLIQWGAEDGACVHPTTFVASNPCATGTRPLANTTTDRDFYNAVLGAWSMEGFNGPLLAAHQHFFDAFGKYGAVQTDARNDDSYADIISRAGQHNQVYVELMQGFGASTGGRLAVPLFQPTDPWDAATLLARRTQLVALPDFQVALVRQANSIAATLRGSRQLLRCGTPQADPGCDVEVRLLVSANRTAERANVFGQWVYAYELAQLVPEIVGVNLVSPEEHENSLAYYNDEMFALGTLDDFNDNTPGRKKIHVSLHAGELIPGVLKPQDQNHLRFHIRNAVKLAHAERIGHGVDVLDETDGEGVVALLKDMREAGVLVEICLSSNKVLLGVSGVDHPLSTYLAENVPVTLATDDSGILRGDITQEYIAAATVQQLDYKRLKQLARASLEHAFLEGDSLWARRDDFTKRVAACDSDTPGADSLSSTCAGFLTTQRRAALQWKLEGQFALFEKRFAN, translated from the coding sequence ATGAACAGACTCTTGGGATGGGCCGTCGCGATGGCGCTCGCGACGAGTGCGTGCAATGGAAGTGATGAGGACCCGCCAGTCCAACGACCCACCGAAGACCTCACGCGGGAGCATATGGAGTCGCTCCGGGGCAACCCCACCGCGCTCGCCACCTTCCTTCGCGAGATGCCCAAGGGAGGAGACCTGCACAGCCACACCTCTGGCGCCATCACCATGGAGAAGCTCATCCAGTGGGGAGCCGAGGATGGTGCGTGTGTCCACCCCACCACCTTCGTGGCCAGCAACCCGTGCGCGACCGGGACCCGCCCCCTGGCCAACACGACGACGGACCGCGACTTCTACAACGCGGTGCTCGGCGCCTGGTCCATGGAAGGCTTCAATGGCCCCCTCCTCGCCGCGCATCAGCACTTCTTCGATGCCTTCGGCAAGTACGGCGCGGTGCAAACGGATGCACGCAATGACGACAGCTACGCGGACATCATCTCCCGGGCCGGCCAGCACAACCAGGTCTACGTGGAGTTGATGCAAGGGTTCGGGGCCTCCACGGGCGGCCGGCTCGCCGTTCCCCTGTTCCAGCCCACGGACCCGTGGGATGCGGCGACGCTGCTCGCCCGGCGCACCCAGCTCGTCGCCCTGCCTGACTTCCAGGTGGCCCTGGTCCGCCAGGCGAACAGCATCGCCGCCACGCTGCGCGGCAGCCGGCAGTTGCTCCGCTGCGGAACGCCCCAGGCGGACCCGGGCTGCGACGTGGAGGTGCGGCTGCTGGTGTCAGCCAACCGCACGGCGGAGCGAGCCAACGTCTTTGGCCAGTGGGTGTATGCCTATGAGCTGGCCCAGCTGGTGCCCGAGATTGTCGGCGTCAACCTGGTCTCTCCCGAGGAACACGAGAACTCGCTCGCGTACTACAACGACGAGATGTTCGCCCTGGGGACGCTCGACGACTTCAATGACAATACGCCCGGACGCAAGAAGATCCACGTCTCCCTCCATGCCGGAGAACTCATTCCCGGGGTGCTCAAGCCCCAGGACCAGAATCACCTCCGCTTCCACATCCGCAACGCCGTGAAGCTGGCGCACGCGGAGCGGATCGGCCATGGCGTGGATGTGCTGGATGAAACAGACGGAGAGGGAGTCGTCGCGCTCCTGAAAGACATGCGCGAGGCCGGCGTCCTGGTCGAAATCTGTCTGTCATCAAACAAGGTCCTGCTGGGAGTGTCGGGAGTGGACCACCCCCTGTCCACGTACCTGGCGGAGAACGTCCCCGTCACCCTCGCGACAGATGACTCCGGAATCCTCCGTGGAGACATCACCCAGGAATACATCGCCGCCGCCACCGTCCAGCAGCTCGACTACAAGCGGCTCAAGCAACTGGCTCGCGCCAGCCTGGAACACGCCTTCCTGGAGGGAGACAGCCTCTGGGCCCGGCGCGATGATTTCACGAAGCGCGTGGCGGCATGCGACAGCGACACGCCCGGAGCAGACTCCCTGTCGTCCACCTGTGCCGGCTTCCTCACCACCCAGAGGCGCGCCGCCTTGCAGTGGAAGCTCGAGGGCCAGTTCGCTCTTTTTGAGAAACGTTTCGCGAACTGA
- a CDS encoding cytochrome c — MEPSLFDRPHIAIAVMGLLLMDTGAVQAQEPPAPPARGATSYMPVDQTEPFAQVMSRMKADKPKVAARHQQLLTQRYDLANRPAQGVTMSRGKAVQEGVRVKLPQGVTWASLATMTPEAIREKGLFPAGFMPLPHPNHPEGGMLFPKFHIDEIKRQEARDLTRFDLDFDLPDHVLPEFPPPIFLTTRPDLGDVSQGKVVTLMNHQDLFTGILNPKQLEGLRLLVTPFPQQQFNQTSDRRSELASRGVTCFDCHVNGHSNGSTHLVGDIRPQEFRHRIDTPTLRGVNIQRLFGSQRALKTVEDFTEFEQRAAYFDGDPVIATKKGVNILERGSQVHFMAEFEALLDFPPAPKLRVIDGKLDPKKATESETRGQALFFGKAQCSVCHTPPYYTDNLMHNLKAERFYKPRVVNGAMMGADGPIKTFPLRGIKESPPYLHDGRLLTLEDTVEFFNLVLETRLSDQEKKDLVAFMRVL; from the coding sequence ATGGAGCCGTCTCTGTTCGACCGTCCGCATATCGCAATCGCTGTCATGGGGCTGCTCTTGATGGACACAGGCGCCGTCCAGGCCCAGGAGCCCCCCGCACCGCCGGCACGGGGCGCCACCAGCTACATGCCGGTGGACCAGACGGAGCCCTTCGCCCAGGTCATGTCCCGGATGAAGGCCGACAAGCCCAAGGTCGCCGCCCGCCACCAACAGCTCCTCACTCAACGCTACGACCTGGCGAACCGGCCGGCCCAGGGCGTCACCATGAGCCGCGGCAAAGCCGTGCAGGAGGGCGTGCGCGTCAAGCTCCCACAAGGTGTCACCTGGGCGAGCCTGGCCACCATGACGCCGGAGGCCATCCGCGAGAAGGGACTCTTCCCCGCGGGCTTCATGCCGCTGCCCCATCCGAACCATCCGGAAGGCGGCATGCTCTTCCCCAAGTTCCACATCGATGAAATCAAGCGCCAGGAGGCGCGGGACCTCACACGCTTCGACCTGGACTTCGACCTGCCGGACCATGTCCTGCCGGAGTTCCCGCCGCCCATCTTCCTCACCACGCGGCCGGACCTGGGCGACGTGTCCCAGGGCAAGGTCGTCACCCTCATGAACCATCAGGACCTGTTCACCGGCATCCTGAATCCCAAGCAACTGGAGGGCCTGCGGCTGCTCGTCACGCCCTTCCCGCAGCAGCAGTTCAACCAGACGTCGGACCGCCGCTCGGAGCTCGCCAGCCGAGGCGTGACGTGCTTCGACTGCCACGTCAACGGACACTCCAATGGCTCCACCCACCTGGTGGGGGACATCCGGCCCCAGGAGTTCCGTCACCGCATCGACACGCCCACCCTGCGCGGGGTGAACATCCAGCGCCTGTTCGGCTCGCAGCGGGCCCTCAAGACGGTGGAGGACTTCACCGAGTTCGAGCAGCGCGCGGCCTACTTCGACGGGGACCCGGTCATCGCCACGAAGAAGGGCGTCAACATCCTGGAGCGCGGCAGCCAGGTGCACTTCATGGCGGAGTTCGAGGCGCTCCTGGACTTCCCTCCGGCGCCCAAGCTGCGCGTCATCGACGGGAAGCTGGACCCGAAGAAGGCCACCGAGTCGGAGACGCGCGGACAGGCGCTCTTCTTCGGCAAGGCGCAGTGCTCCGTGTGCCACACGCCGCCGTATTACACGGACAACCTGATGCACAACCTGAAGGCGGAGCGCTTCTACAAGCCGCGCGTGGTGAACGGGGCGATGATGGGCGCGGATGGCCCCATCAAGACCTTCCCCCTGCGCGGCATCAAGGAGAGCCCGCCGTATCTCCACGACGGACGCCTCCTGACGCTGGAGGACACCGTCGAGTTCTTCAACCTCGTGTTGGAGACCCGCCTCAGTGACCAGGAGAAGAAGGACCTGGTCGCCTTCATGCGCGTGCTCTGA
- a CDS encoding acyl-CoA thioesterase, whose product MTSESETSPQRIAPGLITEARLIEMVFPEQTNHYGTLFGGQALALMDKAAFIVASRYARRTVVTASSERVDFHVPVREGQLVELVTRIISTGRTSMTVEVDLFAEDLLTGDRQLATRGRFVLVALDAHGKPTHVPPLPTSQGAPAGG is encoded by the coding sequence ATGACCTCCGAGTCCGAGACCTCTCCCCAGCGAATCGCCCCCGGACTCATCACCGAAGCCCGCCTCATCGAGATGGTCTTCCCGGAGCAGACCAACCACTACGGCACCCTCTTCGGTGGCCAGGCCTTGGCCCTCATGGACAAGGCCGCCTTCATCGTGGCGTCCCGCTATGCCCGCAGGACGGTGGTCACCGCGAGCAGCGAGCGCGTCGACTTCCATGTGCCCGTGCGCGAAGGGCAGCTCGTGGAGCTCGTCACCCGCATCATCTCCACGGGGCGCACCTCCATGACGGTGGAGGTGGACCTCTTCGCGGAGGACCTCCTCACCGGAGACCGGCAGCTCGCGACGCGGGGGCGCTTCGTGCTCGTCGCGCTCGACGCTCACGGCAAACCCACACACGTGCCGCCCCTGCCCACCTCCCAGGGGGCCCCCGCCGGAGGGTGA
- a CDS encoding thiolase family protein — MAEAFIVDAVRTPIGRFRGALKSVRPDDLAAQVLRAVLQRNNVEGALVDEVFLGCANQAGEDNRNVARMALLLGGLPPTVPGVTVNRLCASGLEAVIQGCRMIQLGDADIVLAGGVESMTRAPWSMPKPEEGFPSGKCEAWDTALGWRYPNPRLAQLFPLEQMGETAENVARKWGIPREAQDGFALASHRKAVAAQATGAFLDELVAVEVTPPKGALVRVEVDEGPRADTSLEKLSALKPAFQSGGSVTAGNSSTLNDGASAVLLMSEKALRDTGARALARYVSSASVGVDPRYMGVGPVPATRKALARAGWSLDSVDLVELNEAFAAQALACLRDLELPPERVNVNGGGIALGHPLGSSGARILTTLVHALKRQGARRGLATLCVGVGQGLAMTVERDS, encoded by the coding sequence ATGGCCGAGGCCTTCATCGTCGACGCGGTCCGCACTCCCATCGGCAGGTTCCGAGGCGCCCTCAAGAGCGTCCGGCCCGATGACCTGGCCGCGCAGGTCCTGCGCGCCGTCCTCCAGCGCAACAACGTGGAGGGCGCCCTCGTGGACGAGGTGTTCCTCGGCTGCGCCAATCAGGCGGGCGAGGACAACCGCAACGTGGCGCGCATGGCGCTGCTGCTCGGGGGACTTCCCCCCACCGTGCCCGGTGTCACCGTCAACCGGCTGTGCGCCAGCGGCCTGGAGGCCGTCATCCAGGGCTGCCGCATGATTCAGCTGGGCGACGCGGACATCGTGCTCGCGGGCGGCGTCGAGTCCATGACGCGCGCCCCCTGGTCCATGCCCAAGCCCGAGGAGGGCTTCCCCTCCGGCAAGTGCGAGGCGTGGGACACGGCGCTGGGCTGGCGCTATCCCAATCCCCGCCTCGCCCAACTGTTCCCGCTGGAGCAGATGGGGGAGACGGCGGAGAACGTCGCGCGCAAGTGGGGCATCCCCCGCGAAGCGCAGGATGGCTTCGCGCTCGCCTCCCATCGCAAGGCGGTGGCGGCCCAGGCGACGGGCGCCTTCCTGGATGAGCTGGTCGCGGTGGAAGTCACGCCGCCGAAGGGAGCCCTCGTGCGCGTGGAGGTCGACGAAGGCCCCCGCGCGGACACGTCCCTGGAGAAGCTGTCCGCGCTGAAGCCCGCGTTCCAATCCGGCGGGAGCGTGACGGCGGGAAACTCCTCCACCCTCAACGACGGCGCCTCCGCGGTGCTGCTGATGAGCGAGAAGGCGCTGCGCGACACGGGAGCCCGAGCCCTGGCCCGCTACGTGAGCAGCGCGAGCGTGGGCGTGGACCCGCGCTACATGGGCGTGGGTCCCGTGCCCGCCACCCGCAAGGCCCTGGCGCGCGCGGGCTGGAGCCTGGACTCCGTGGACCTGGTGGAGCTCAACGAGGCCTTCGCCGCACAGGCGCTGGCCTGTCTGCGAGACCTGGAGCTGCCTCCGGAGCGCGTCAACGTGAATGGCGGAGGCATTGCCCTGGGCCACCCGCTGGGCTCCAGCGGCGCGCGCATCCTCACCACGCTGGTGCATGCCCTGAAGCGACAGGGCGCGCGGCGGGGACTCGCGACCTTGTGTGTGGGCGTGGGCCAGGGGCTCGCGATGACCGTGGAGCGCGACTCATGA
- a CDS encoding CoA-transferase subunit beta produces MATETLTGPTASERMAHRAAQELRDGDVTFVGIGLPNLACNLARATHAPRLFMIYESGAVGAIPERLPVSIGDPSLVTDSLAVVGQADIFQCMLQRGLIEVGFLGGAQVDRWGNINTTVIGDYANPRIRLPGSGGACEIAVHARRLLIVMRMSKRTFVETCDFVTSPGHRVNGRSRQELGMPGGGPTRIITDLGVLDFDTTGEAVLAEVYPGVTPEQVQQACGWSLRIAPTLRAAPEPDASVLRLLREKLDPKRLYL; encoded by the coding sequence ATGGCTACTGAGACGCTGACGGGCCCTACCGCCTCCGAGCGCATGGCCCACCGCGCCGCGCAGGAGCTGCGGGATGGAGATGTCACCTTCGTGGGCATCGGCCTGCCCAACCTCGCGTGCAACCTGGCGCGAGCAACGCACGCACCGCGCCTGTTCATGATCTACGAGTCCGGCGCCGTGGGAGCCATCCCGGAGCGGCTGCCCGTGTCCATCGGCGACCCGTCGCTGGTGACGGACTCGCTGGCCGTGGTGGGGCAGGCGGACATCTTCCAGTGCATGCTCCAGCGAGGGCTCATCGAGGTGGGCTTCCTGGGCGGCGCCCAGGTGGACCGGTGGGGGAACATCAACACCACCGTCATCGGCGACTACGCGAACCCCAGGATTCGCCTGCCGGGCAGCGGCGGCGCGTGCGAAATCGCGGTCCACGCGCGGCGGCTGCTCATCGTCATGCGCATGAGCAAGCGCACCTTCGTGGAGACGTGTGACTTCGTCACCAGCCCAGGGCACCGGGTGAACGGCAGGTCTCGCCAGGAGCTGGGCATGCCGGGCGGCGGGCCCACGCGCATCATCACCGACCTGGGGGTGCTCGACTTCGACACCACGGGCGAAGCCGTGCTCGCGGAGGTGTACCCCGGCGTCACGCCCGAGCAGGTCCAGCAGGCCTGCGGCTGGTCCCTGCGCATCGCCCCGACGCTGCGCGCCGCCCCCGAGCCCGATGCCTCCGTGCTGCGACTGCTGCGCGAGAAGCTCGACCCCAAGCGCCTCTACCTCTAG
- a CDS encoding CoA transferase subunit A — translation MNKLCSMREAISASVKHGSSLVIDGFTHLICFAAGHEIIRQGIKGLTAIRLTPDLVYDQLIEAGAVRKLVFSWAGNPGVGSLHALRRRSEASSSERLELEEYSHFGLLSRLLAASAGLPFWPLSNYQGGDIARVNPSIKTVRCPYTGRELATVPALHPDVAIIHCQRADAEGNAQVWGLLGSQKEVAFAARKVVVVAEEIVPTELIREDPNRTLVPGIIVSHVVHEPWGCHPSFVQGFHDRDNDFYVKWEDISRQPETYRAWLEEFVYGVKDRQGYLSRLETGLLDKLRAKARVCAGVDYGY, via the coding sequence ATGAACAAGCTCTGTTCGATGCGAGAGGCCATCTCCGCGAGCGTGAAGCACGGCAGCTCGCTCGTGATTGATGGCTTCACCCACCTCATCTGCTTCGCGGCCGGACACGAAATCATCCGCCAGGGCATCAAGGGCCTGACGGCCATCCGCCTCACCCCGGACCTCGTCTATGACCAGCTCATCGAGGCGGGCGCGGTGCGCAAGCTCGTCTTCAGCTGGGCGGGCAACCCCGGCGTGGGCAGCCTCCACGCGCTGCGGCGGCGCAGCGAGGCGTCCTCCTCCGAGCGGCTGGAGCTGGAGGAGTACTCCCACTTCGGCCTGCTGTCGCGGCTGCTCGCCGCGAGCGCGGGGCTGCCGTTCTGGCCGCTGAGCAACTACCAGGGCGGAGACATCGCCCGGGTGAATCCCTCCATCAAGACGGTGCGCTGTCCGTACACGGGGCGGGAGCTGGCCACCGTGCCCGCGCTCCATCCGGACGTGGCCATCATCCACTGCCAGCGCGCGGACGCCGAAGGCAACGCGCAGGTGTGGGGGCTGCTCGGCTCGCAGAAGGAGGTGGCCTTCGCCGCGCGCAAGGTGGTGGTCGTCGCCGAGGAGATCGTCCCGACCGAGCTCATCCGCGAGGACCCCAACCGCACGCTGGTGCCCGGCATCATCGTCAGCCACGTGGTGCACGAGCCCTGGGGCTGCCACCCCAGCTTCGTGCAGGGCTTCCACGACCGGGACAACGACTTCTACGTGAAGTGGGAGGACATCTCCCGCCAGCCGGAGACCTACCGCGCCTGGCTGGAGGAGTTCGTCTACGGCGTGAAGGACCGGCAGGGCTACCTGTCGCGGCTGGAGACCGGGCTGCTCGACAAGCTCCGCGCGAAGGCGCGCGTCTGCGCGGGGGTGGACTATGGCTACTGA
- a CDS encoding acetyl ornithine aminotransferase family protein, whose protein sequence is MNKLYPEVKVAPPGPNAQAIIAMDQRHSSPSYIKEYPLVVERGEGAWVHDVDGNRYLDFMAGIGVASTGHSHPAVVKAIHDAADRFLHICGTDFYYDSFSQLCARLASYLPEMGPKRVFLTNSGTEAVEGALKLARHHTRRQYVVAFKGGFHGRTIGAISLNSSKVAQRAFFGPLLPGVIHIPYANPYRCANGCEPYTCGDACNPALALEREWFVNHVDPREVAAIFVEPILGEGGYVVPPAGFLQHLRRICDAHGILLVFDEVQSGIGRTGRMFAAEHFKVMPDILLSAKGIASGMPLGAIIARESVMTWPRGSHGSTYGGNPVCCAAALATLDVVEGLLDSVLATGEVLQRGLRELQSRYPVIGDVRGVGLMVGAEFVDPRTREPAGAYVAALEQLAFRKGLLLLSCGKSTIRFAPPLVVGRHEVDVLLGILEQCLRELPLPSTASPQAAVAGVKL, encoded by the coding sequence ATGAACAAGCTCTACCCCGAAGTGAAGGTCGCGCCCCCCGGGCCCAACGCCCAGGCCATCATCGCGATGGACCAGCGCCACAGCTCCCCCTCGTACATCAAGGAGTATCCCCTGGTCGTCGAGCGGGGCGAGGGCGCGTGGGTGCACGACGTCGACGGCAACCGCTACCTCGACTTCATGGCGGGCATCGGCGTGGCGTCCACCGGCCACTCCCACCCCGCGGTGGTGAAGGCCATCCACGACGCCGCCGACCGCTTCCTCCACATCTGTGGCACCGACTTCTATTACGACTCGTTCTCCCAGCTGTGCGCGCGGCTGGCCAGCTACCTGCCGGAGATGGGCCCCAAGCGGGTCTTCCTCACCAACTCCGGCACGGAGGCGGTGGAGGGCGCGCTCAAGCTGGCGCGGCACCACACCCGGCGCCAGTACGTGGTGGCCTTCAAGGGCGGCTTCCACGGCCGCACCATCGGCGCCATCTCGCTCAACTCCTCCAAGGTGGCCCAGCGCGCCTTCTTCGGCCCGCTGCTGCCCGGCGTCATCCACATCCCCTACGCGAACCCGTACCGGTGCGCCAACGGGTGTGAGCCGTACACCTGCGGCGACGCGTGCAACCCGGCGCTGGCGCTGGAGCGCGAGTGGTTCGTCAACCACGTGGACCCTCGCGAGGTGGCGGCCATCTTCGTGGAGCCCATCCTGGGCGAGGGCGGCTACGTCGTCCCGCCCGCGGGCTTCCTCCAGCACCTGCGCCGCATCTGCGACGCGCACGGCATCCTGCTGGTGTTCGACGAGGTGCAGTCCGGCATCGGGCGCACCGGGCGCATGTTCGCGGCCGAGCACTTCAAGGTGATGCCGGACATCCTGCTGTCCGCCAAGGGCATCGCCTCCGGCATGCCGCTGGGCGCCATCATCGCCCGGGAGTCGGTGATGACGTGGCCTCGCGGCTCGCACGGCAGCACCTATGGCGGCAACCCCGTGTGCTGCGCGGCGGCGCTCGCCACGCTGGACGTGGTGGAGGGGCTGCTCGACTCCGTGCTCGCCACGGGCGAGGTGCTCCAGCGCGGCCTGCGGGAGCTGCAGTCGCGCTACCCCGTCATCGGCGACGTGCGCGGCGTGGGCCTGATGGTGGGCGCGGAGTTCGTGGACCCCCGGACGCGCGAGCCCGCGGGTGCCTACGTGGCCGCGCTGGAGCAGCTCGCCTTCCGCAAGGGGCTGCTCCTCCTGTCGTGCGGCAAGTCGACCATCCGCTTCGCGCCCCCGCTGGTGGTGGGCCGGCACGAGGTGGACGTCCTGCTGGGCATCCTCGAGCAGTGCCTGCGAGAGCTCCCGCTCCCGTCCACCGCGTCTCCCCAAGCCGCTGTCGCCGGCGTGAAGCTCTGA
- a CDS encoding aldehyde dehydrogenase family protein, with protein sequence MSFRITYSVLEADLSQLHARFDEALGAVRGQLGAQLPSWIAGAAYRSGDLLESRNPANPDELLASFHRTPVSELDRVVHVAREAQRAWGATPWAERVRILLRAADLISERRLELSARMTLEVGKSRLESLGDVEESADLLRYYARQLEEADGFRRPMARLSPHEDTLSVLRPYGVFAVISPFNFPLALAAGMSAGALLGGNAVILKPSEETPWCAEGLYHALADAGLPPGVFQVVHGEGESLGAALVRHPGIDGVSFTGSKAVGMALHRTMSTGRVRPCFLELGGKNPAIVCRDADLDAAIEGCFRSAFGLSGQKCSALSRIYVHESLLNAFTDGLARKALEARVGDPSLASVFTGPVINAAAVQRFERAMDEVRQDGAIIAGGERLFLEGALARGHFVAPTVVALSHGHRLMREELFLPFVGVTSFRTLDEALRLANDCDYGLTAGIFSRSAADVERFMAEAEAGVLYANRRTGATTGAWPGVQSFCGWKSSGASGKGGCGPYYVSQFMREQAQTRMAS encoded by the coding sequence ATGAGCTTTCGCATCACCTATTCGGTGTTGGAGGCGGACCTGTCCCAGCTGCACGCCCGGTTCGACGAGGCGCTCGGCGCCGTCCGAGGCCAGCTGGGTGCACAGCTCCCGTCATGGATTGCCGGCGCGGCGTACCGCAGCGGAGACCTGCTGGAGAGCCGCAACCCGGCCAACCCCGACGAGCTGCTCGCGTCCTTCCACCGCACGCCCGTCTCGGAGCTCGACCGCGTGGTGCACGTGGCGCGCGAAGCCCAGCGCGCCTGGGGCGCCACCCCCTGGGCGGAGCGGGTGCGCATCCTCCTCAGGGCCGCGGACCTGATTTCGGAGCGGAGGCTGGAGCTCTCCGCGCGGATGACGCTGGAGGTGGGCAAGAGCCGGCTGGAGTCCCTGGGCGACGTGGAGGAGTCCGCGGACCTGCTGCGCTACTACGCCCGGCAGCTCGAGGAGGCCGACGGCTTCCGCCGCCCCATGGCGCGGCTGTCTCCGCACGAGGACACGCTCAGCGTGCTGCGCCCCTATGGCGTGTTCGCCGTCATCTCGCCCTTCAACTTCCCGCTGGCGCTCGCCGCGGGGATGAGCGCGGGCGCGCTGCTCGGGGGCAACGCCGTCATCCTCAAGCCCAGCGAGGAGACACCGTGGTGCGCGGAGGGGCTCTACCACGCGCTCGCGGATGCGGGCCTGCCTCCCGGCGTCTTCCAGGTGGTGCATGGCGAGGGCGAGTCGCTGGGCGCCGCGCTGGTGCGCCACCCGGGCATCGACGGCGTCTCGTTCACCGGCAGCAAGGCGGTGGGCATGGCCCTGCACCGGACGATGTCCACCGGCCGGGTGCGACCGTGCTTCCTCGAGCTGGGTGGAAAGAACCCGGCCATCGTCTGCCGCGACGCGGACCTGGACGCCGCCATCGAGGGCTGCTTCCGCTCCGCCTTCGGACTGTCCGGCCAGAAGTGCAGCGCGCTGTCTCGCATCTACGTCCACGAGTCGCTGCTGAACGCCTTCACCGACGGCCTGGCGCGCAAGGCGCTGGAGGCCCGGGTGGGGGACCCATCGCTCGCGTCGGTGTTCACCGGCCCGGTCATCAACGCCGCGGCCGTCCAGCGCTTCGAGCGCGCGATGGACGAAGTGCGCCAGGACGGCGCCATCATCGCGGGCGGCGAGCGCCTGTTCCTGGAGGGAGCCCTCGCCCGAGGGCACTTCGTCGCGCCCACCGTGGTGGCGCTGTCGCATGGGCACCGGCTGATGCGCGAGGAGTTGTTCCTCCCCTTCGTCGGCGTGACGAGCTTCCGCACGCTGGATGAAGCGCTGCGGCTGGCCAACGACTGCGACTACGGCCTGACGGCCGGCATCTTCAGCCGCAGCGCCGCCGACGTGGAGCGCTTCATGGCGGAAGCCGAAGCCGGCGTCCTCTACGCCAACCGCCGCACGGGCGCGACGACGGGCGCCTGGCCCGGCGTGCAGTCGTTCTGCGGTTGGAAGTCCAGCGGCGCGTCCGGCAAGGGCGGCTGCGGCCCCTACTACGTCTCCCAATTCATGCGCGAGCAGGCGCAGACACGGATGGCCTCATGA